The Fusarium graminearum PH-1 chromosome 2, whole genome shotgun sequence genome includes a region encoding these proteins:
- a CDS encoding homocitrate synthase, producing the protein MKIAKSQRQDKANKHTTPDANAATAATQTEALSNTDWEYGTLQSNPAKNKGPPNWWFICVLQQQQQQQQQQHTVINSLSAALSNRTNPGHRVRVGQGLCTVLAKFALSLAYDLIVPMLKCVTLYGNFFISPPPFGAQPLAQIHVPKSLPASSARASESPSSSRYPRFPFLSHHIITSKLPIMSNVEVTENGAAPTIHKPHHNAALPYQSVGDFLSNTNNFKIIESTLREGEQFANAYFDTETKIKIAKALSDFGVEYIELTSPLASPQSRKDCEEICKLGLKAKILTHVRCTMEDAKVAVETGVDGVDVVIGTSQYLREHSHGKDMAYIKESAIEVIRYIKSQGKEVRFSSEDSFRSDLVDLLSLYQAVDKEGVHRVGVADTVGCASPRQVYDLVRTLRGVVGCDIECHFHNDTGCAIANAHAALEAGATHIDTSVLGIGERNGITPLGGLLARMIVNSHDYVTSRYKLHKLKEIEDLVAEAVEINVPFNNYITGFCAFTHKAGIHAKAILNQPSTYEIIDPADFGMSRYVHFASRLTGWNAIKSRVEQLGLNMTDDQIKQVTAKIKDLADVRPLAIDDTDSIIRSFHFDLQRS; encoded by the exons ATGAAAATTGCAAAGTCccagcgacaagacaaagcaaacaaGCACACGACACCAGATGCAAATGCAGCTACTGCAGCTACACAAACAGAAGCTCTGTCAAATACGGATTGGGAATACGGAACATTGCAGTCCAACCCCGCAAAGAACAAGGGCCCCCCT AATTGGTGGTTCATATGTgtcttgcagcagcagcagcagcagcagcagcagcagca TACTGTCATAAATTCTCTTTCTGCCGCACTCTCTAATCGGACTAATCCCGGCCACAGGGTCAGGGTCGGTCAGGGTCTTTGTACCGTGCTAGCAAAGTTTGCCCTCAGCTTGGCGTATGATTTGATAGTGCCAATGCTCAAGTGCGTCACTCTTTATGGAAACTTTTTCATCTCTCCTCCGCCATTCGGAGCTCAGCCATTA GCCCAAATCCACGTCCCCAAGTCATTGCCCGCCTCTTCTGCTCGTG cttcggaatctccttcttcttccagatACCCCAgatttcctttcctttcccatCATATCATAACATCAAAactgcccatcatgtccaacGTCGAGGTCACAGAGAACGGGGCTGCTCCCACCATCCACAAGCCTCACCACAATGCTGCTCTGCCTTACCAGTCCGTCGGCGACTTTctctcaaacaccaacaacttcaagatcatTGAGAGCACCTTGAGAGAGGGCGAGCAGTTTGCCAATGCCTACTTTGACACAG agaccaagatcaagat TGCCAAGGCTCTCTCTGACTTTGGTGTCGAGTACATTGAGCTCACCAGCCCTCTCGCCTCTCCCCAGTCCCGCAAGGACTGTGAGGAGATCTGCAAGCTCggcctcaaggccaagatcctCACTC ACGTGCGATGCACA ATGGAAGATGCCAAGGTCGCTGTTGAGACCGGTGTCGACG GTGTCGATGTTGTTATTGGTACTTCTCAGTACCTGAGAGAGCACTCTCACGGAAAGGACATGGCTTACATCAAGGAGTCTGCCATTGAGGTCATCCGATACATCAAGAG CCAAGGCAAGGAGGTCCGATTCTCTTCTGAGGACTCTTTCCGA AGTGACCTTGTCGACCTTCTCAGCCTTTACCAGGCTGTTGACAAGGAGGGTGTTCACCGTGTTGGTGTCGCTGACACAGTCGGCTGCGCTTCTCCTCGCCAGGTCTACGACCTTGTCCGAACTCTCCGTGGTGTTGTCGGCTGCGACATCGAGTGCCATT TCCACAACGACACTGGCTGTGCCATTGCCAACGCCCACGCTGCCCTCGAGGCCGGAGCCACCCACATCGACACCTCAGTCCTCGGAATCGGCGAGCGCAACGGTATCACCCCTCTCGGAGGTCTCTTGGCCCGTATGATTGTCAACAGCCACGACTACGTCACCTCTCGATACAAGCTccacaagctcaaggagattgaggatctCGTCGCCGAGGCTGTCGAGATTAATGTCCCCTTCAACAACTACATCACCGGTTTCTGTGCCTTTACCCACAAGGCCGGTATCCACGCCAAGGCTATCCTCAACCAGCCCAGCACATACGAGATCATCGACCCTGCTGATTTCGGCATGTCCCGATATGTTCACTTCGCTTCTAGATTGACTGGCTGGAACGCCATCAAGAGTCGTGTTGAGCAGCTCGGATTGAACATGACTGATGATCAGATCAAGCAAGT TactgccaagatcaaggaccTGGCTGATGTGCGTCCTCTCGCTATTGACGATACGGATTCAATTATCCGCTCTTTCCACTTTGATCTTCAGAGATCTTAG
- a CDS encoding phosphoglycerate kinase has product MSLSNKLSIADVDVKGKKVLIRVDFNVPLDADKNITNNQRIVGALPTIKYALENGAKSVILMSHLGRPNGSPNEKYSLKPVVAELEKLLSKKVTFAPDCVGPEVEEIVNKAEDGSVILLENLRFHIEEEGSSKDKEGNKTKADKAQVEAFRKGLTALGDVYINDAFGTAHRAHSSMVGVDLPQKASGFLVKKELEYFAKALENPQRPFLAILGGAKVSDKIQLIDNLLDKVNTLIICGGMAFTFKKTLENVSIGNSLFDEAGSKTVGNLVEKAKQKGVKLVLPVDYITADKFDKDANTGYATDKDGIPDGWQGLDCGEESVKLYKEAIADAKTILWNGPAGVFEFEKFASGTKATLDAVVDAVQKDGKIVIIGGGDTATVAKKYGVEDKISHVSTGGGASLELLEGKELPGVTALSSK; this is encoded by the exons ATGTCGCTGTCCAACAAGCTTTCCATCGCCGACGTTGAcgtcaagggcaagaaggtcCTCATCCGA GTCGACTTCAACGTCCCTCTCGAcgccgacaagaacatcaccaacaaccagcGAATTGTCGGTGCTCTCCCCACCATCAAATACGCCCTCGAGAATGGCGCCAAGTCTGTCATCCTCATGTCCCACCTCGGACGCCCCAACGGCTCCCCCAACGAGAAGTACTCCCTCAAGCCCGTCGTCGccgagctcgagaagcttctcagcaagaAGGTCACCTTTGCCCCCGACTGTGTCGGCCCCGAGGTCGAGGAGATCGTCAACAAGGCTGAGGATGGCTCTGTCATTCTCCTCGAGAACCTCCGATTCCAcattgaggaggagggctcctccaaagacaaggagggcaacaagaccaaggccgacaaggCTCAGGTTGAGGCTTTCCGCAAGGGTCTGACCGCTCTTGGTGACGTCTACATCA ACGACGCTTTCGGCACTGCTCACCGTGCTCACTCTTCCATGGTCGGTGTCGATCTCCCCCAAAAGGCCTCCGGTttcctcgtcaagaaggagctcgagTACTTCGCCAAGGCCCTCGAGAACCCCCAGCGCCCCTTCCTTGCTATTCTCGGTGGTGCCAAGGTCTCCGACAAGATCCAGCTCATCgacaacctccttgacaaggtcaacaccctcatcatctgcGGTGGCATGGCCTTCACCTTCAAGAAGACCCTTGAGAACGTCTCCATCGGAAACTCCCTCTTCGACGAGGCCGGCTCCAAGACCGTCGGTAACCTCGTTgagaaggccaagcagaAGGGCGTCAAGCTCGTCCTCCCCGTCGACTACATCACCGCCGACAAGTTCGACAAGGATGCCAACACTGGCTACGCCACTGACAAGGACGGTATCCCCGACGGCTGGCAGGGACTTGACTGCGGTGAGGAGTCCGTCAAGCTCTACAAGGAGGCCATTGCCGATGCCAAGACCATCCTCTGGAACGGTCCCGCCGGTGTCTTTGAGTTCGAGAAGTTCGCCAGCGGCACCAAGGCCACTCTCGACGCCGTCGTTGACGCTGTCCAGAAGGACGGCaagatcgtcatcatcggtggtggtgacacTGCCACCGTTGCCAAGAAGTACGGTGTTGAGGACAAGATTAGCCACGTCTCTACCGGCGGTGGTGCCAGCTTGGAGCTCCTCGAGGGCAAGGAGCTTCCCGGTGTTACTGCTCTGTCCAGTAAGTAA